In Canis lupus dingo isolate Sandy chromosome 1, ASM325472v2, whole genome shotgun sequence, a single genomic region encodes these proteins:
- the NINJ1 gene encoding ninjurin-1 isoform X2: protein MSDQPPGPERTTAPHRWKLTQRGLAACPSPRSCRVQGYRATAGPYRRREEPWLPRPLVAVLPAHEGRFGVEVGAHDARGARSGKAAGSGSGPEDASPGPPRWGRNRPINVNHYANKKSAAESMLDIALLMANASQLKAVIEQGPSFTFFVPLVVLITISLALQIGVGVLLIFLGAPLSLAVRAGSPMQPSEPPLPGLCPSFCPS, encoded by the exons ATGTCAGATCAGCCCCCAGGGCCTGAGAGGACCACCGCCCCTCACAGATGGAAGCTGACACAGAGAGGCCTGGCCGCCTGCCCCAGCCCACGCAGCTGCCGGGTCCAGGGTTACCGAGCCACAGCCGGGCCCTACCGGCGGCGGGAGGAGCCTTGGCTGCCCCGGCCGCTAGTGGCTGTGCTCCCTGCACACGAGGGGCGCTTCGGTGTGGAGGTCGGTGCACACGATGCACGCGGTGCGAGAAGCGGGAAGGCCGCGGGCTCAGGGTCAGGACCGGAGGACGCTAGCCCGGGG CCACCCCGCTGGGGCAGGAACCGGCCCATCAATGTGAACCATTACGCCAACAAGAAGAGCGCGGCCGAGAGCATGCTGGACATCGCGCTGCTGATGGCCAACGCCTCCCAGCTGAAGGCCGTCATAGAGCAGGGCCCAAGCTTCACCTTCTTCGTGCCCCTGGTGGTCCTCATCACCATCTCCCTTGCACTGCAGATTGGTGTGGGCGTGCTGCTCATCTTCCTTGGT GCCCCACTCAGCCTTGCGGTCAGGGCTGGCTCCCCGATGCAGCCCTCTGAGCCCCCCCTGCCGggtctctgtccttccttctgccCAAGCTGA
- the NINJ1 gene encoding ninjurin-1 isoform X1, translating to MSDQPPGPERTTAPHRWKLTQRGLAACPSPRSCRVQGYRATAGPYRRREEPWLPRPLVAVLPAHEGRFGVEVGAHDARGARSGKAAGSGSGPEDASPGPPRWGRNRPINVNHYANKKSAAESMLDIALLMANASQLKAVIEQGPSFTFFVPLVVLITISLALQIGVGVLLIFLVRYDLNNPAKHAKLDFLNNLATGLIFIIVVVNIFITAFGVQKPVMDVAPRQ from the exons ATGTCAGATCAGCCCCCAGGGCCTGAGAGGACCACCGCCCCTCACAGATGGAAGCTGACACAGAGAGGCCTGGCCGCCTGCCCCAGCCCACGCAGCTGCCGGGTCCAGGGTTACCGAGCCACAGCCGGGCCCTACCGGCGGCGGGAGGAGCCTTGGCTGCCCCGGCCGCTAGTGGCTGTGCTCCCTGCACACGAGGGGCGCTTCGGTGTGGAGGTCGGTGCACACGATGCACGCGGTGCGAGAAGCGGGAAGGCCGCGGGCTCAGGGTCAGGACCGGAGGACGCTAGCCCGGGG CCACCCCGCTGGGGCAGGAACCGGCCCATCAATGTGAACCATTACGCCAACAAGAAGAGCGCGGCCGAGAGCATGCTGGACATCGCGCTGCTGATGGCCAACGCCTCCCAGCTGAAGGCCGTCATAGAGCAGGGCCCAAGCTTCACCTTCTTCGTGCCCCTGGTGGTCCTCATCACCATCTCCCTTGCACTGCAGATTGGTGTGGGCGTGCTGCTCATCTTCCTTG TCAGGTACGACCTCAACAATCCCGCCAAGCACGCCAAGCTGGACTTCCTTAACAATCTGGCCACCGGCCTGATTTTCATCATCGTCGTGGTCAACATCTTCATCACTGCCTTTGGTGTCCAGAAGCCGGTGATGGACGTGGCCCCCCGGCAGTAG
- the NINJ1 gene encoding ninjurin-1 isoform X3: MSDQPPGPERTTAPHRWKLTQRGLAACPSPRSCRVQGYRATAGPYRRREEPWLPRPLVAVLPAHEGRFGVEVGAHDARGARSGKAAGSGSGPEDASPGPPRWGRNRPINVNHYANKKSAAESMLDIALLMANASQLKAVIEQGPSFTFFVPLVVLITISLALQIGVGVLLIFLGSGTTSTIPPSTPSWTSLTIWPPA, translated from the exons ATGTCAGATCAGCCCCCAGGGCCTGAGAGGACCACCGCCCCTCACAGATGGAAGCTGACACAGAGAGGCCTGGCCGCCTGCCCCAGCCCACGCAGCTGCCGGGTCCAGGGTTACCGAGCCACAGCCGGGCCCTACCGGCGGCGGGAGGAGCCTTGGCTGCCCCGGCCGCTAGTGGCTGTGCTCCCTGCACACGAGGGGCGCTTCGGTGTGGAGGTCGGTGCACACGATGCACGCGGTGCGAGAAGCGGGAAGGCCGCGGGCTCAGGGTCAGGACCGGAGGACGCTAGCCCGGGG CCACCCCGCTGGGGCAGGAACCGGCCCATCAATGTGAACCATTACGCCAACAAGAAGAGCGCGGCCGAGAGCATGCTGGACATCGCGCTGCTGATGGCCAACGCCTCCCAGCTGAAGGCCGTCATAGAGCAGGGCCCAAGCTTCACCTTCTTCGTGCCCCTGGTGGTCCTCATCACCATCTCCCTTGCACTGCAGATTGGTGTGGGCGTGCTGCTCATCTTCCTTGGT TCAGGTACGACCTCAACAATCCCGCCAAGCACGCCAAGCTGGACTTCCTTAACAATCTGGCCACCGGCCTGA
- the NINJ1 gene encoding ninjurin-1 isoform X4 — protein MESRPEEYELNGDLRPGSPGSPEASPPRWGRNRPINVNHYANKKSAAESMLDIALLMANASQLKAVIEQGPSFTFFVPLVVLITISLALQIGVGVLLIFLVRYDLNNPAKHAKLDFLNNLATGLIFIIVVVNIFITAFGVQKPVMDVAPRQ, from the exons ATGGAGTCGCGCCCCGAGGAATACGAGCTCAACGGCGACCTGCGCCCGGGCTCGCCCGGCTCCCCGGAGGCCTCG CCACCCCGCTGGGGCAGGAACCGGCCCATCAATGTGAACCATTACGCCAACAAGAAGAGCGCGGCCGAGAGCATGCTGGACATCGCGCTGCTGATGGCCAACGCCTCCCAGCTGAAGGCCGTCATAGAGCAGGGCCCAAGCTTCACCTTCTTCGTGCCCCTGGTGGTCCTCATCACCATCTCCCTTGCACTGCAGATTGGTGTGGGCGTGCTGCTCATCTTCCTTG TCAGGTACGACCTCAACAATCCCGCCAAGCACGCCAAGCTGGACTTCCTTAACAATCTGGCCACCGGCCTGATTTTCATCATCGTCGTGGTCAACATCTTCATCACTGCCTTTGGTGTCCAGAAGCCGGTGATGGACGTGGCCCCCCGGCAGTAG